One Alnus glutinosa chromosome 3, dhAlnGlut1.1, whole genome shotgun sequence genomic region harbors:
- the LOC133863813 gene encoding enoyl-CoA delta isomerase 1, peroxisomal has translation MCTLEKRGKIFILTLTGEGDEHRLNPTLVDAIHSAIRRVRAECVSSESSALITTAQGKFFSNGYDLAWAGSSQSRIELMASKLTSLVADLISLPMPTIAAVSGHASAAGFILALSHDYVLMRKDRGFLYMSEVDINRVIPAWFIALLECKIGSPLARRDVALRAAKVTAKEAVEKGIIDSAHDGAAETVSAAIRLGEQLVGRGWDGHVYAQIRMKLLARVLDEISVSSTRSRM, from the coding sequence ATGTGCACGTTAGAAAAAAGAGGCAAAATCTTTATCCTGACGCTAACAGGCGAAGGGGATGAACACCGGCTAAATCCCACGCTTGTCGATGCAATCCACTCAGCTATACGCCGAGTCCGAGCCGAGTGCGTCTCCTCCGAGTCTTCGGCTCTAATCACCACTGCCCAAGGCAAGTTCTTCTCCAACGGCTATGATCTCGCCTGGGCCGGATCCTCCCAATCCCGCATCGAACTCATGGCCTCGAAACTCACCTCACTCGTAGCCGATCTCATCTCGCTCCCCATGCCAACCATTGCGGCCGTCTCGGGGCACGCCTCAGCTGCCGGATTCATCCTGGCTCTGAGCCACGACTACGTCCTCATGCGAAAGGACAGAGGCTTCCTTTACATGAGCGAGGTCGATATTAATCGGGTGATTCCGGCTTGGTTCATTGCTCTTCTCGAGTGCAAGATCGGCTCCCCGTTGGCTCGGCGCGACGTGGCTCTGAGAGCGGCTAAGGTGACGGCTAAAGAAGCCGTGGAGAAGGGAATTATCGACTCGGCGCACGATGGCGCGGCGGAGACGGTTAGCGCTGCAATCAGGTTAGGGGAGCAGTTGGTGGGAAGGGGATGGGACGGACACGTGTACGCTCAGATTCGCATGAAATTGTTGGCTCGGGTCTTGGATGAGATAAGTGTGAGTAGCACTCGATCGCGTATGTAG